One Brevibacterium spongiae DNA segment encodes these proteins:
- a CDS encoding APC family permease, producing the protein MSDKEPTTTIDPGDGQQPETLKRVMGPKLLLLFIVGDILGTGVYALTGKVAGQVGGAGWAPVILAFLIALITAFSYMELVTKYPHAAGAALYTHKAFGIHFVTFLVAFAVLSSGITSASTASNVFAANLVAGFGWDISGTGVMWIALAFLTLIALINLRGVGESVWFNVVLTLIELSGLLLVIVVGFFALGSGDADFSRVMIFETEGDKSVFLAVTGATALAFFSMVGFEDSVNMVEETKDPRVFPKIMLSGLTITGIIYVLVSIVTVAAVPIGVLTESETPLLEVVREGAPGLPIDTIFPFMTMFAVANSALINMLMASRLLYGMAKQNVLPPVFAKVLAGRRSPWVSIIFTTLIAYALIFVVTTILPESVTASLGGTTSLLLLAVFAVVNVAVLILRKDKAGKDHFKAPTILPWIGIITCVFLVGPWARLDDLIQYQIAVALVGIGVVLWFVTWLWNRSTKGTSTRFRNPEELT; encoded by the coding sequence GTGAGCGATAAGGAACCCACGACCACAATCGACCCCGGTGACGGCCAGCAGCCGGAGACCCTCAAAAGGGTCATGGGGCCGAAGCTTCTGCTTCTGTTCATCGTCGGAGACATCCTCGGAACCGGCGTCTATGCGCTGACCGGCAAGGTGGCCGGGCAAGTCGGAGGTGCCGGATGGGCACCGGTGATCCTCGCCTTCCTCATCGCGCTGATCACCGCGTTCTCCTATATGGAGCTGGTGACGAAGTACCCGCATGCCGCGGGTGCCGCGCTGTACACACACAAGGCGTTCGGCATCCACTTCGTGACGTTCCTCGTCGCCTTCGCGGTTCTCAGCTCAGGAATCACCTCAGCGTCGACGGCATCGAACGTCTTCGCCGCGAACCTCGTGGCCGGCTTCGGCTGGGACATATCGGGCACCGGGGTGATGTGGATTGCGCTGGCCTTCCTCACGCTCATCGCGCTGATCAACCTCCGCGGTGTCGGGGAGAGCGTGTGGTTCAACGTCGTCCTCACCCTCATCGAACTCAGCGGCCTGCTGCTGGTCATCGTCGTCGGGTTCTTCGCACTCGGCTCCGGCGATGCCGACTTCTCGCGCGTGATGATCTTCGAGACCGAGGGCGATAAGAGCGTCTTCCTCGCGGTCACCGGCGCCACTGCGCTCGCCTTCTTCTCCATGGTCGGCTTCGAGGACTCGGTGAACATGGTCGAGGAGACGAAGGACCCGAGGGTGTTCCCGAAGATCATGCTCTCCGGGCTGACGATCACCGGCATCATCTACGTGCTCGTCTCCATCGTCACCGTCGCGGCCGTGCCGATCGGCGTGCTCACCGAGAGCGAGACTCCGCTGCTCGAGGTCGTCCGCGAGGGTGCCCCGGGCCTGCCGATCGATACGATCTTCCCGTTCATGACGATGTTCGCCGTCGCGAACTCGGCCCTGATCAACATGCTCATGGCCAGTCGACTGCTGTACGGAATGGCGAAGCAGAATGTGCTCCCACCCGTGTTCGCGAAGGTCTTGGCCGGTCGCCGCTCGCCGTGGGTGTCGATCATCTTCACGACGCTCATCGCCTATGCGCTCATCTTCGTCGTCACCACGATCCTGCCCGAGAGCGTCACAGCCTCCTTGGGCGGCACCACCTCGCTGCTGCTGTTGGCGGTGTTCGCCGTCGTCAACGTCGCTGTGCTCATCCTGCGCAAGGACAAGGCGGGCAAGGACCACTTCAAGGCACCGACGATTCTGCCGTGGATCGGCATCATCACGTGTGTGTTCCTCGTCGGTCCGTGGGCCCGCCTCGACGACCTCATCCAGTATCAGATCGCGGTGGCGCTCGTCGGCATCGGCGTCGTCCTGTGGTTCGTGACCTGGCTGTGGAATCGTTCGACGAAGGGAACGAGCACCCGGTTCCGCAACCCCGAAGAACTGACGTGA
- a CDS encoding type 1 glutamine amidotransferase, protein MTRLLVVVNDIDSQPGLLTQWMISENVEFDLRIGGVSPLPQPAELDAYDGLVMLGGGYMPDETDRAPWLAAEAELVRRALDTDLPQLGICLGGQLIAHVIGGDVRTRTGAPEKGYTRIDTTAEAAADPVFSAIREQTSFVESHVDRIVALPQEATLLARSEACEFQAFRVGRAWGTQFHPESTRANIERWDAAKLQTLGFDKDTLLEEATELGPESERDAKALFSAFLAVVRD, encoded by the coding sequence ATGACCCGTCTCCTCGTCGTCGTCAATGACATCGATTCCCAGCCGGGGCTGCTGACCCAGTGGATGATCAGCGAGAACGTTGAGTTCGATCTGCGGATCGGCGGGGTCTCGCCGCTGCCGCAGCCGGCCGAGCTCGACGCCTATGACGGGCTCGTCATGCTCGGCGGCGGATACATGCCCGATGAGACCGATCGGGCACCGTGGCTGGCCGCTGAGGCCGAGCTCGTTCGCCGCGCCCTGGACACGGACCTGCCGCAGCTGGGGATCTGCCTCGGCGGGCAGCTCATCGCCCACGTCATCGGCGGCGATGTGCGGACACGGACCGGCGCTCCGGAAAAGGGGTACACACGCATCGACACCACCGCCGAGGCGGCCGCCGACCCCGTGTTCTCCGCGATCCGGGAGCAGACGTCGTTCGTCGAAAGCCACGTCGATCGGATCGTGGCGCTGCCGCAGGAAGCGACGCTGCTGGCCAGGAGCGAAGCCTGCGAATTCCAGGCGTTCCGGGTCGGTCGGGCATGGGGCACGCAGTTCCATCCGGAGTCGACGCGGGCGAACATCGAACGCTGGGACGCGGCGAAACTGCAGACATTGGGGTTCGACAAAGATACCCTGTTGGAAGAGGCGACGGAGCTCGGGCCGGAGAGCGAACGTGATGCGAAGGCCCTGTTCTCGGCGTTTCTCGCTGTGGTCCGAGACTGA
- a CDS encoding dipeptidase codes for MTAPDPVDVFDGHNDLAWFLREERDYSVDGLNDPSVSPFTTMDQLAAGHVAAQYWSVYVHSSITGADAVKATWEQIDAVQRVVTAYPERLAFARTAADVRAARAAGKVASLMGVEGGQQIDESLAMLRSYARAGSRYMTLTWSTTHSWADSATDEPVHGGLSEFGREVVAEMNRIGMIVDLSHVAPSVMHQSLDLSTLPVIFSHSCAFGLNPHPRNIPDDVLDRVPGNGGVAMMTFVPSFVSNARREWVEAGEQGTAPEVVVAQVADHCDYVRERIGIDHVGLGGDICGVDELPTGLGDAGQYPNLFAELASRGWSQTDLRKLGFDNAMRVLDAHEDAYTAFLGSAEDAGSAGDAGSADDGTAAANGTAASAGAGS; via the coding sequence GTGACAGCACCAGATCCCGTCGACGTCTTCGACGGACACAACGACCTCGCCTGGTTCCTGCGCGAGGAACGCGACTACAGCGTCGACGGGCTCAACGACCCGTCCGTGTCCCCGTTCACCACGATGGATCAGCTGGCCGCGGGCCACGTCGCCGCGCAGTACTGGTCCGTCTACGTCCATTCCTCGATCACCGGTGCGGATGCCGTCAAGGCGACGTGGGAGCAGATCGACGCCGTCCAGCGGGTGGTCACCGCCTACCCCGAACGACTCGCCTTCGCCCGCACCGCCGCCGACGTCCGTGCCGCCCGAGCCGCCGGAAAGGTCGCCTCGCTCATGGGAGTCGAAGGAGGCCAGCAGATCGACGAGTCCCTGGCGATGCTGCGCTCCTACGCCCGCGCCGGGTCCCGGTATATGACGCTGACCTGGTCGACCACGCATTCGTGGGCCGACTCGGCCACGGATGAGCCGGTCCACGGGGGACTGAGCGAGTTCGGCCGCGAGGTCGTGGCGGAGATGAACCGGATCGGCATGATCGTCGACCTGTCCCATGTCGCGCCGTCCGTCATGCACCAGTCGCTGGACCTGAGCACGCTGCCGGTGATCTTCAGCCACTCCTGCGCGTTCGGGCTCAACCCGCATCCGCGCAATATCCCGGACGACGTCCTCGACCGCGTCCCCGGCAACGGGGGAGTGGCGATGATGACGTTCGTGCCCTCGTTCGTCTCGAACGCCCGCCGCGAATGGGTGGAGGCCGGAGAGCAGGGCACCGCCCCCGAGGTGGTCGTGGCGCAAGTCGCCGATCACTGCGATTACGTGCGCGAGAGGATCGGCATCGATCACGTCGGCCTCGGCGGTGACATCTGCGGAGTCGACGAGCTGCCGACCGGACTCGGTGATGCCGGACAGTACCCGAACCTGTTCGCCGAACTCGCCTCCCGCGGCTGGTCGCAGACCGATCTGCGCAAGCTCGGCTTCGACAATGCGATGCGCGTCCTCGACGCGCACGAGGACGCGTACACGGCGTTCCTCGGTTCCGCTGAAGACGCGGGCTCTGCGGGTGACGCGGGCTCCGCGGACGACGGCACAGCCGCGGCGAACGGCACAGCCGCCTCGGCGGGGGCGGGATCATGA
- a CDS encoding DUF819 domain-containing protein, giving the protein MITDGFLFISLLLAISAALVVADRSGRFKLFKYVPGFVILYIVAALLNTVGVFDHDGGDITAVGDTLREVMLPAMILLMLIKCDIRQIIKLGPKLLLTFAVTAASIIIGFIISYLILHSSLDPEAWKALGALNASWTGGSANMVAVQEVLQAPKNVFGYVLIVDTVLYSFWLLLVFSSVTVSDKFDKWTKADMSKLDFTDRVSAEEEKPMTLSSVFGLIGFALLASALAIRLGELLPEVGAVIDGTAWTILIVSVLGLAIGSTRFGKTSGSNELATILLYLIIGIIASGSDFTSLAEAPLYLVAGIIVLLVHIAIMLIYAKLTRTELFSIAVASTANIGGIASSPVVAGAFNRQLVPVGVLFALMGTFLGTFLGLWSAQILSGLA; this is encoded by the coding sequence GTGATCACGGACGGTTTTCTATTCATCAGCCTGCTTCTGGCGATCTCCGCAGCCCTTGTGGTCGCGGACCGGAGCGGACGTTTCAAGCTCTTCAAATACGTGCCCGGCTTCGTCATCCTCTACATCGTCGCCGCGCTGCTCAACACCGTCGGCGTCTTCGACCACGACGGCGGAGACATCACTGCGGTCGGCGACACCCTGCGTGAGGTGATGCTGCCCGCGATGATCCTGCTCATGCTGATCAAATGCGATATCCGGCAGATCATCAAGCTCGGGCCCAAACTGCTGCTCACCTTCGCGGTGACCGCGGCGAGCATCATCATCGGCTTCATCATCAGCTACCTCATCCTCCACTCGAGCCTCGACCCTGAAGCGTGGAAGGCCCTCGGCGCGCTCAACGCCTCCTGGACCGGAGGTTCGGCGAACATGGTCGCGGTGCAGGAGGTCCTCCAGGCGCCCAAGAACGTGTTCGGCTACGTCCTCATCGTCGATACGGTGCTCTACTCCTTCTGGCTGCTGCTCGTCTTCTCCTCGGTCACGGTCTCCGACAAATTCGACAAGTGGACGAAGGCCGATATGTCGAAGCTCGACTTCACCGACAGGGTCTCCGCCGAGGAGGAGAAGCCGATGACGCTGTCATCGGTCTTCGGGCTCATCGGATTCGCACTTCTGGCCTCTGCTCTGGCGATCCGCCTCGGCGAACTGCTGCCCGAGGTCGGAGCGGTCATCGACGGCACCGCGTGGACGATCCTCATCGTCAGCGTCCTCGGCCTCGCCATCGGATCGACTCGGTTCGGCAAGACCTCCGGATCCAACGAGCTCGCGACGATCCTGCTCTACCTCATCATCGGCATCATCGCCTCCGGATCGGACTTCACCTCCTTGGCCGAGGCGCCGCTCTACCTCGTCGCCGGCATCATCGTCCTTCTCGTCCACATCGCCATCATGCTCATCTACGCGAAGCTCACCCGCACCGAGCTCTTCAGCATCGCTGTGGCCAGCACCGCGAACATCGGCGGAATCGCCTCGTCGCCGGTCGTCGCGGGTGCCTTCAACCGGCAGCTCGTGCCCGTCGGTGTGCTGTTCGCGCTGATGGGAACGTTCCTCGGCACGTTCCTGGGTCTGTGGTCGGCGCAGATCCTCTCAGGGCTGGCATGA
- a CDS encoding DUF3870 domain-containing protein, translated as MSETIYLTGEAKAPSNNPITSQFGLFYVAFEIEPDTHRILDVDCTATLALTRNFIRSLFVDADITDPGRLLERIQRRYHGSSQKALITAVNNAVKKYREVTAQ; from the coding sequence ATGTCCGAAACGATCTACCTCACAGGCGAAGCGAAAGCTCCGTCGAACAACCCGATCACCAGCCAGTTCGGTCTGTTCTACGTGGCTTTCGAGATCGAGCCGGACACCCACCGAATCCTCGATGTGGACTGCACGGCGACGTTGGCTCTGACCCGAAACTTCATTCGGAGCCTGTTCGTCGATGCCGACATCACGGACCCTGGTCGGCTGCTCGAGCGCATTCAGCGCCGCTACCACGGATCCTCGCAGAAGGCGCTGATCACAGCAGTGAACAATGCTGTGAAGAAGTACCGCGAGGTCACCGCGCAGTAG
- a CDS encoding serine hydrolase, with translation MSDLNFDGLPGVRFSALAFDVDSGERVFAHNENDELDTASMGKVFLLHTALQMYKDGTLDLEERLHRRPSERVDESGIWYLMEQDDLSIFDVALLIGAFSDNFATNVLIRRVGLENVAAQVERLGYTDSGLHDFLRWPRPAKAPRTLSTGTAAELSDFMARHAKDEFWDESTNEIFRRWLGAGADTSMVASAFDLDPLAHYNYQRDVWVWNKTGTNGTIRADAGIVMTPQRRVAYAVFANWEPGTDRVVDVMPIMRRAGEAIHRFL, from the coding sequence ATGAGCGACCTGAACTTCGACGGACTGCCGGGGGTGCGCTTCAGTGCGCTGGCCTTCGACGTCGACAGCGGCGAACGCGTCTTCGCCCACAACGAGAACGATGAACTCGACACCGCGAGCATGGGCAAGGTGTTCCTGCTCCACACGGCTCTGCAGATGTACAAGGACGGCACGCTTGACCTTGAAGAACGTCTGCACCGCAGACCATCGGAGCGAGTCGACGAATCCGGTATCTGGTACCTCATGGAACAGGACGACCTGAGCATCTTCGACGTGGCGCTGCTCATCGGCGCCTTCAGCGACAATTTCGCCACGAACGTGCTCATCCGCCGGGTCGGTCTGGAGAATGTCGCGGCCCAGGTGGAGCGGCTCGGGTACACGGATTCGGGCCTGCACGACTTCCTCCGCTGGCCGCGACCGGCGAAGGCTCCGCGGACCCTGTCGACCGGAACCGCGGCGGAGCTCAGCGACTTCATGGCTCGGCATGCGAAAGACGAATTCTGGGACGAGTCGACGAACGAGATCTTCCGCCGCTGGCTGGGAGCCGGAGCGGACACCTCGATGGTCGCCTCGGCGTTCGACCTCGATCCGCTCGCGCACTACAACTATCAGCGTGATGTGTGGGTGTGGAACAAGACGGGCACGAACGGGACTATCAGGGCCGACGCCGGGATCGTCATGACGCCGCAGCGCCGCGTCGCCTACGCGGTGTTCGCGAACTGGGAGCCTGGCACCGACCGCGTCGTCGACGTCATGCCGATCATGCGACGGGCCGGCGAAGCGATCCACCGATTCCTGTGA
- a CDS encoding S66 peptidase family protein: protein MSSFAANGVTSGSAAASAGWSGVGRTGAAEPSPYLTSAPLQTGDTVRLIAPSGPTDEESLLRAIAQLESWGLHVVPGENIRARHPRVTYLAGTDRQRRDDLVAAWCDPDTDAVIALRGGFGAMRLLDGIDFELMREHMWRRDGRPKLLTGSSDITALHQAWEHHLGVATLFCPMVGNDPFKNSAVVPTEVASWLFEPWGGRELGFPAEEAAETSAAPAGAETARPLSRAQTLVPGRAKGRLGGGNLSLVAAGMGSPELADVRQRRETRGPSILMLEDVDEELYRLDNLLVQLVRGGWFASADAVVLGSWEDCTKVHEVEALVIDYLGDTGIPIVSEMGFGHDPDAPSVPLGVDVTLDAPAGERPRLWVDPAANTTAESEARP, encoded by the coding sequence ATGAGTAGTTTCGCAGCGAACGGCGTCACGTCCGGCTCTGCGGCCGCGTCGGCAGGCTGGTCCGGAGTGGGGCGTACGGGCGCAGCCGAGCCGAGTCCGTATCTGACCTCGGCGCCGCTGCAGACTGGTGACACCGTCCGGCTCATCGCCCCGTCGGGGCCGACCGATGAAGAGTCCCTGCTGCGTGCGATCGCGCAGCTCGAATCCTGGGGTCTGCACGTCGTCCCCGGTGAGAACATCCGTGCCCGCCATCCGCGAGTGACCTATCTGGCCGGCACGGATCGGCAGCGTCGCGACGACCTCGTCGCCGCGTGGTGCGATCCGGACACCGACGCCGTCATCGCTCTGCGCGGCGGCTTCGGTGCGATGAGGCTGCTCGACGGCATCGACTTCGAGCTCATGCGTGAGCACATGTGGCGCCGAGACGGTCGACCCAAACTTCTCACCGGATCATCGGACATCACCGCGCTGCATCAGGCGTGGGAGCACCACCTGGGAGTCGCGACGCTGTTCTGCCCGATGGTCGGCAACGACCCGTTCAAGAACTCGGCCGTCGTGCCCACCGAGGTGGCGTCCTGGCTGTTCGAACCCTGGGGCGGCCGCGAACTCGGCTTCCCTGCAGAGGAGGCTGCCGAGACTTCTGCGGCACCTGCTGGGGCGGAGACCGCTCGTCCGCTCAGCCGGGCTCAGACCTTGGTTCCGGGGAGAGCGAAGGGCCGCCTCGGCGGAGGAAATCTCAGCCTCGTCGCCGCGGGGATGGGCAGTCCCGAGCTCGCCGACGTCCGGCAGCGACGGGAGACGCGCGGGCCGAGCATTCTCATGCTCGAAGACGTCGACGAGGAGCTGTACCGGCTCGACAATCTGCTTGTGCAGCTCGTCCGCGGCGGATGGTTCGCTTCGGCCGATGCTGTGGTGCTCGGATCGTGGGAGGACTGTACGAAGGTGCACGAGGTCGAGGCACTGGTCATCGACTACCTCGGCGACACCGGGATTCCGATCGTCTCGGAGATGGGGTTCGGCCATGACCCGGATGCGCCGAGCGTTCCGCTCGGAGTCGACGTCACCCTCGACGCTCCGGCAGGTGAGCGACCGCGCCTGTGGGTGGACCCAGCAGCGAACACAACAGCAGAAAGTGAGGCTCGACCATGA
- a CDS encoding ATP-binding cassette domain-containing protein, translating into MTDLSFENVSITYRSSSDRGDVAAVSDVSLDLSAGATLGIAGESGSGKSTLIMSALRLLPKSAHLDGRVLLGGKDLKDLSFGEVRAVRWAQASIVFQGALHSLNPVREVGGQIIEALAHHAKDTWTTPEKRRARMLDLLDEVNLERAKASAYPHELSGGQKQRIMIAMALACEPDIIIADEPTTALDVIVQKQILTGLAALVAERGISLLMISHDLAVLSSVCANLAIMRHGRLVEYGPSDEVCLRPQEDYTKQLAGAFPQIGDPESRLNPRTLKPAEVTRAEPFAMSDEVVLEARDLSVSFDTRRGRERAVRGVDLRLRKAEILAVVGQSGSGKTTLARSLLGLQEVEPGSQLSFAGKPLPRKAKALRTFRRQVQMILQDPSGSLNPKRSVYEAVVEGLRVQGIKDREYERVIGALEAAELSPAADYLESIPQELSGGQRQRVVIAGALALEPQVLIADEPVASLDASVRGEILSLFLALKKNLGMSALIITHDLGLAWNIADTVAVMKRGEIVEYGEVDTVLSNPQHEYTQELLAAVPRLGSQALVRNE; encoded by the coding sequence ATGACCGATCTGAGCTTCGAGAACGTCTCGATCACCTACCGTTCCTCCTCCGACCGCGGCGACGTCGCTGCCGTGTCCGATGTCAGCCTCGACCTGTCCGCCGGGGCCACGCTAGGCATCGCCGGCGAATCCGGATCCGGGAAGTCGACGCTGATCATGTCGGCCCTGCGCCTGCTGCCGAAGTCGGCGCACCTGGACGGGCGGGTCCTCCTCGGCGGGAAGGATCTCAAGGATCTGAGCTTCGGCGAAGTCCGTGCCGTCCGGTGGGCGCAGGCCTCGATCGTGTTCCAAGGGGCGCTGCATTCGCTCAACCCCGTCCGCGAGGTCGGCGGTCAGATCATCGAAGCCCTCGCACACCATGCGAAGGACACGTGGACGACTCCTGAGAAGCGTCGGGCGCGGATGCTCGACCTCCTCGACGAGGTCAACCTCGAACGGGCGAAGGCCAGCGCCTACCCGCACGAGCTCTCCGGCGGACAGAAGCAGCGGATCATGATCGCCATGGCGCTCGCCTGCGAACCTGACATCATCATCGCCGACGAACCGACCACCGCCCTCGACGTCATCGTGCAGAAGCAGATCCTGACCGGGCTCGCCGCCCTCGTCGCCGAGCGGGGGATCTCGCTGCTGATGATCAGCCATGACCTCGCAGTGCTGTCATCGGTGTGCGCGAATCTTGCGATCATGCGCCACGGCCGCCTCGTCGAATACGGGCCCAGCGACGAGGTGTGCCTGCGACCGCAGGAGGACTACACGAAGCAGCTGGCCGGTGCGTTCCCGCAGATCGGGGACCCCGAATCCCGGTTGAATCCACGGACCCTCAAACCCGCCGAGGTGACCCGGGCGGAGCCGTTCGCCATGAGTGATGAGGTGGTGCTCGAGGCGCGGGACCTCAGCGTCTCCTTCGACACCCGCAGGGGGCGGGAGCGTGCCGTGCGCGGGGTCGACCTCAGGCTGCGCAAGGCCGAGATCCTCGCTGTCGTCGGTCAGTCGGGGTCGGGCAAGACGACCCTGGCGCGCTCCCTGCTGGGACTGCAGGAGGTGGAGCCGGGTTCGCAGCTGTCGTTCGCGGGCAAGCCGCTGCCGCGGAAGGCGAAGGCGCTGCGGACGTTCAGGCGGCAGGTGCAGATGATCCTCCAGGACCCCTCCGGTTCGCTCAACCCCAAACGCAGCGTCTATGAGGCCGTGGTCGAGGGGCTGCGGGTGCAGGGGATCAAAGATCGGGAATACGAAAGGGTCATCGGGGCACTCGAAGCCGCCGAGCTCTCTCCGGCCGCCGACTACCTCGAGTCGATACCGCAGGAGCTCTCCGGCGGGCAGCGGCAGCGCGTCGTCATCGCCGGTGCCTTGGCCCTGGAGCCGCAGGTGCTCATCGCCGACGAGCCGGTTGCATCGCTGGATGCCTCGGTGCGCGGGGAGATCCTGTCGCTGTTCCTCGCGCTGAAGAAGAACCTCGGGATGAGTGCGCTCATCATCACCCACGACCTGGGACTGGCCTGGAACATCGCGGACACCGTGGCCGTGATGAAAAGAGGTGAGATCGTGGAATACGGTGAGGTGGACACGGTGCTGTCGAACCCGCAGCACGAATACACGCAGGAACTGCTGGCAGCGGTTCCCCGATTGGGAAGTCAGGCTCTGGTGAGGAATGAGTAG
- a CDS encoding ABC transporter permease, producing the protein MSTNTPAEAAPGPSSNEPDPRGTDSRASSPVIDGAKLVRERRLNNWKKNWALFRSDVPALIGAVVLIFFIVIAVAAPIIAPASMLDVTKQLDVPRYAPPSLDHPLGTDDLGREMWVRILWGARVSILVGVAATVMSMVIGTIMGLAAGHFTGLFGGIIMRIVDFFIVLPSLLLAIVLSSVLERGVFTIVVAIGLTSWASTARIVRSQTLSVESRLYIERARILGAGHRHILFRHLLPAVMPLVLANTTLTVGGAIIAESTLSFLGLGDTSKESWGTILKNSMDVSAATSGYWWYVLTPGIAILLVVLAFTMVGRAFEAIINPALRSR; encoded by the coding sequence ATGAGCACGAACACCCCCGCCGAGGCGGCCCCCGGCCCCTCATCGAACGAACCGGATCCGCGCGGGACAGACTCCCGCGCCTCGTCGCCCGTCATCGACGGTGCGAAACTCGTCCGCGAACGTCGGCTGAACAACTGGAAGAAGAACTGGGCTCTGTTCCGCTCGGACGTGCCCGCGCTCATCGGCGCGGTCGTCCTCATCTTCTTCATCGTCATCGCGGTCGCCGCCCCGATCATCGCCCCCGCATCGATGCTCGACGTCACGAAGCAGCTCGACGTACCCCGCTACGCTCCGCCGAGCCTCGACCATCCGCTCGGCACCGATGACCTGGGCAGGGAGATGTGGGTGCGCATCCTCTGGGGTGCACGTGTGTCAATCCTCGTCGGTGTTGCAGCGACCGTCATGTCGATGGTCATCGGCACCATCATGGGACTCGCCGCCGGCCACTTCACCGGACTCTTCGGCGGGATCATCATGCGCATCGTCGACTTCTTCATCGTGCTGCCATCCCTGCTGCTGGCGATCGTGCTCTCCTCCGTCCTCGAGCGCGGAGTCTTCACCATCGTCGTCGCCATCGGACTGACCTCATGGGCCTCGACCGCACGGATCGTGCGCTCGCAGACCTTGAGCGTCGAGTCCCGGCTCTACATCGAAAGGGCGCGCATCCTCGGTGCCGGTCATCGGCATATCCTGTTCCGGCACCTGCTGCCGGCGGTGATGCCGCTGGTCCTCGCGAACACGACCCTGACCGTCGGCGGGGCGATCATCGCCGAATCCACCCTGTCGTTCCTCGGCCTCGGCGATACGTCGAAGGAATCGTGGGGAACGATCCTGAAGAACTCGATGGACGTCTCGGCCGCGACCTCGGGCTACTGGTGGTACGTGCTCACCCCGGGCATCGCGATCCTCCTCGTCGTGCTCGCGTTCACGATGGTCGGGCGCGCGTTCGAAGCCATCATCAACCCTGCCCTGAGGAGCCGCTGA
- a CDS encoding ABC transporter permease → MSTPTHDDPQSGDPRNGDPDPSGTFAKNSGAASVTGSDTADGSSAAADMDEPPAGGSFARYLLRKIGGAATSMVLVILLGFFAFRMLPGDPVLKIAKERPMSPAQIAELRSQYGLDKPVIVQFWDYLVGIVTGDLGESYVYRKSVSALIGEYLGPTLLLTATAAVIAIALGLWLGQLSAWRRNSLFDKLASSTSLIFWSVPTFWLGLILLMIFGGTLQWLPTGGMITPGIDPWSPAGIIDVIKHLILPVVSLVAVVYAQFLMVMRASLLEEMNEDYLTTARAKGLTEDEVRRKHAVPNALLPTVTVVFLHIGGLIAGAVTVEAVFSWPGLGKLTFEAIRGPDLPLLQGTFVVFSAIIIVMNLAADIVYRFLDPRVRRA, encoded by the coding sequence GTGAGCACACCCACCCACGACGATCCCCAATCAGGGGATCCCCGAAACGGGGACCCCGACCCATCGGGCACATTCGCGAAGAACTCAGGAGCCGCCTCGGTGACGGGATCCGACACCGCCGACGGATCCTCCGCTGCCGCAGATATGGACGAACCACCGGCAGGCGGATCATTCGCCCGCTACCTGCTGCGCAAGATCGGCGGGGCCGCGACTTCGATGGTCCTCGTCATCCTCCTCGGCTTCTTCGCGTTCCGCATGCTGCCCGGTGACCCGGTGCTCAAGATCGCGAAGGAACGGCCGATGAGCCCGGCACAGATCGCCGAGCTGCGCAGCCAGTACGGGCTCGACAAACCCGTCATCGTCCAGTTCTGGGACTACCTCGTCGGCATCGTCACCGGCGACCTCGGCGAAAGCTACGTCTACCGCAAGTCAGTGTCCGCGCTCATCGGCGAATACTTGGGACCAACGCTGCTGCTGACCGCGACCGCCGCCGTCATCGCGATCGCCCTGGGACTGTGGCTCGGGCAGCTCTCGGCCTGGCGGCGCAATTCGCTCTTCGACAAGCTCGCCTCCTCGACATCACTGATCTTCTGGTCCGTGCCGACGTTCTGGCTCGGCCTCATCCTGCTCATGATCTTCGGCGGCACCCTGCAGTGGCTGCCCACCGGCGGCATGATCACCCCCGGCATCGACCCATGGTCACCGGCGGGAATCATCGACGTGATCAAACACCTCATCCTGCCCGTCGTCTCACTCGTCGCGGTCGTCTACGCACAGTTCCTCATGGTCATGCGCGCTTCCCTCCTCGAAGAGATGAACGAGGACTACCTCACCACCGCCCGCGCGAAGGGCCTGACCGAGGACGAGGTCCGCCGCAAGCACGCCGTGCCCAATGCGCTGCTGCCGACGGTCACCGTCGTCTTCCTCCACATCGGCGGACTCATCGCCGGTGCCGTCACCGTCGAGGCCGTGTTCTCCTGGCCGGGACTGGGCAAACTCACATTCGAAGCGATCCGCGGCCCCGACCTGCCGCTGCTCCAGGGCACGTTCGTCGTGTTCTCGGCGATCATCATCGTCATGAACCTCGCCGCCGACATCGTCTACCGATTCCTCGATCCCCGCGTCAGGAGGGCCTGA